The stretch of DNA CCTTATGTGCTTTTAGATCTCCAAGGCAAATAAGACCTACTGTAGGCTTATATCCTGATTGTTCTAAGTTTTCTGCACTTATACGAAGTTTTTCAAATAGCTCAGATAGACGTAATTGCGGTATAGATGAAGTAATTAGTTTTTCTGCATTTTTTAAAGGCTTGTCATGTAAATTTGCGTAAATATTAGTACCAATAATACTTTGCTTTCGTGTAAAAATAGCTTCATTTCTTTGCTTTAACACTTCTTCGATTTGAGCATGAAGCCAGCCAGATTTTAGAGCATTTCCAATACCATCTTTTTCTTCGATTTGAAGAAATAATGCCCATGCGTTTTCCGCTAACTCATTGGTTAAGCTCTCGATATACCAAGAGCCGCCAGCAGGATCAACTACTTTTTCTAAATGAGCTTCATTTTTTAATATCAGCTGTGTATTGCGAGCGACTCGATCGGAAAATGTAGTTGGTTCCCCTTCAGGCTCATTAAATGGGCTGACATGTAGATATTGAATTCCACCTAGAACTGCTGCAAATGCTTCGTTACCAGCCCTTAGCAAATTGACATAAGGGTCATAAACCGTTTTCGTAAACGAGGATGTTTCAGCTGTAATGACCATTTTACGATCTTCTTTTTTTGCACCGTATGCTTCAGTTACCTTACTCCAAAGAAGCCTTGCAGCACGAAGCTTTGCAATCTCCATAAAAAAGTTAGCACCGATAGAAAACTTAAAAATCATTTTTGATAATATTGTTTCGAGTTTTAAACCACGATTAAGGAGCTCCTGAATATGGTGCACTGCTGTGGCTAGTGCAATTGCAAGATCTTGAACCGCGTTTCCACCAGCATTATGATAAACACTAGTATTAACTAAAATAGTCCGAAGGTTTGGCATCGTTCTGTCTGCCGATTGAATGACTTCTGCCCAATTGTCATAGATTTCACTATTTGGTGCATGACCTTGAATCGCACCTAATGTAAATGGATCTGCCGCAATATAACCAGAAATTTTGTCACGATTAGCTAGATTGGATAGTATGGAGAGAATTTGACTTTGATTGTCATTTGTTTCAACACTGAATGGGTATTTTGTATATACTTTCTCAGCTAGCGTTTTAATGTCGTTCAGTTCAATTTTATTAGCATTAAAGGCAATGGCCGTTTGTCCTTTATCAAAAGAAGACCGTAGTTTTTCTTGGAACTCTTCTCCATTTTCGATTTTTTGAGCGATTTTCCATTCTTCTGTAAGATAACCAAGGGAATTAAACCCTCTCCGAAAATCTGCTTGTCCTGGGAATTGAGATATTTTTTTGTTTTCAAGATCCTCTTTCGTATAAAGCGGTTTCAATTCAATGTTTTCAAATGTATTTGTTTTTAAGGAATTAACCGCTTTTCCTTTTAATGCTTCCTCTGCTTTTTGTGTCCAATCATCAAGTGAATATGTTCGAAATGATTCATTTACCATATCTTTTAATGTCATATTAACTGTCTAAAGCAGACAGCTTTCCCTCCCTTCATAAAGTGAAACTTCCATCAGTGGGGGTTTTTCGAAGCACAGGACGTGCTAGTGCCGACGTTGCCACAGGACGTGGCGTTCTTAGTCGGTTTTCATCCCCCACTGATGGTTAGTTGCGGCCCACAGGAAGTGGGTCACGCAGATGTTGCCACACGATGTGGCGCTTTTAGTCTGTGTTCATTTTATAGGCCTTTACGGGCAGTTGATCCCCCATTTAGGTTTCTTTGATTCTCTCGCAACCGTGTAGTGGGGATCTTACTGCCCGTTAATCTGCGATAATTACATAAGACCGTCCATTTCTATTGGAGGTTTTAGCTAGAAAAGCTTTCCACTGGAGCGGAATTATATCAAAATTCATAAAAATCATGACATTAATATTTTATTATACATATTTAAAACAAGCAATTACGGTTCTGTCTTCAATATTTAGGCACTCGAACAAGTAGAATTCTGTTTTTGTACACTTTAAAATAAGTACTGAAAAAAGGCTGCCGATTCTTTTCGGCAGCCTTTTTATTAAGAAAGTCCGTATTAATATACAGATGTATTTTCTTTTGAAGTATTTTCAAGAATTTCTTTTACGCGCTTAAGGAATTGGCCACAAATAAGACCGTCTAGTACACGATGGTCAAGTGACATACATAGGTTGACCATATCGCGGACAGCGATCATACCGTTATCCATAACAACCGGACGCTTCACAATAGATTCAACTTGAAGAATCGCTGCTTGTGGATAGTTAATGATTCCATTTGATTGAATGGAGCCAAATGAACCAGTGTTATTTACAGTGAATGTACCACCTGTCATCTCAGCTGAAGTTAACTTACCTGCACGAACCTTCCCTGCAAGCTCGCCAATCTCACGTGCAATGCCTTTGATTGTTTTTTCATCAGCATTTTTAATAACTGGTACAAATAATGCATCATCTGTCGCAACAGCGATAGAAAGATTGATATCTTTCTTCTGAACGATTTTGTCGCCAGCCCACATTGAGTTAATTTGTGGGAACTCTTTAAGTGCTTGAGCAACAGCTTTTACGAAGAATGCAAAGAAAGTAAGGTTGAAGCCCTCTTTTTTCTTGAATTCATTTTTAATGGAATTACGGTAATTAACAAGATTTGTAACATCCACTTCGATCATAGTCCAAGCGTGTGGAGCTTCATGCTTACTGCGAAGCATGTTAGCTGCAATTGCTTTACGAACACCAGAAACAGGAATTTCAATGTCACCTGATACAACTGGCACATTTGGAGCAGGTGCAGCTTGTTTTGCAGGAGCTGGAGCTGCTGCTGCTGCTGCTGCTGCCTGTGCAGGTGCAGCTGGTGCTGCAGTAGCTGCTGTTGGAATATTTCCAGACTCAATAATTTTCGTTAAATCTTTACGAGTAATACGGCCGCCGGCACCAGTACCCGCTACTTGATTTAAATCAATACCATGCTCTTGAGAAAGCTTTAATACAGCAGGTGAATAGCGAACTTTGCTGCCATCCTCTGCTACAGGGGCAGCAGTAGCTGCCGCTGTTGGTGCAGGTGCAGCACTTGCCGCAGGAGCTGCTGCTGCTGGTGTTTCTGCTTGTGGAGCTGGAGCAGCTTCTTCTGTACCGCCGCCTTCTGTTTCGATCGTAAGGATTATTGCACCAACATCATATGTTTCACCCTCAGCAGCGATTAATTCTTTAATCGTACCGGTAAAGGAAGATGGAATTTCTGAATTTACTTTATCTGTTGTTACTTCCGCAAGTGCGTCATATTTATTTACTTTATCGCCAACGGATACTAACCATCTATTAATTGTACCTTCTGTAACACTTTCCCCTAATTGAGGCATTTTAATTTGTTCGATAGCCAATGGAATTGACCTCCTTCTAACATTTGAGTGTCTTGGTGTAAAAATTTATCTAGCTAGGCGTTTCAGCATTTCTATTAATATTCAGCAAGCTCTCTAGCTGCTTTTTCTACTTTATCAGGGTTAACCATGAAGTATTTTTCCATTGTTGGAGCATATGGCATAGATGGTACATCAGGGCCTGCAAGACGCATAATTGGAGCATCAAGCTCGAATAGGCAATTTTCAGCAATAATCGCTGCAACTTCACCCATAATGCTACCTTCTTTATTATCCTCAGTTAATAGTAATACTTTACCAGTTTTTGAAGCTGCTTCAATGATCGCTTCTTTGTCAAGAGGATAGATCGTTCTTAAGTCAAGGATGTGAGCTGAAATGCCATCTTTTGCTAACTTTTCAGCAGCTTGAAGTGCGAAATGAACACAAAGTCCATAAGTAATAATTGTAATGTCTTCACCCTCACGCTTTACATCTGCTTTTCCAATTGGTAATACATAATCATCATCTGGAACTTCACCTTTAATTAAACGGTAAGCACGTTTATGTTCAAAGAAAAGTACAGGATCTTCATCGCGAATTGCTGCTTTTAATAATCCTTTAACATCATACGGTGTAGAAGGCATAACGATTTTTAAACCAGGTTGGTTAGCAAAAACTGCTTCTACAGATTGGGAATGGTATAATGCACCGTGAACTCCGCCACCATATGGTGCACGAATAACCATTGGACATGTCCAATCATTGTTTGAACGGTAACGAATTCTTGAAGCTTCAGAAATGATTTGGTTTACTGCTGGCATAATGAAATCAGCAAATTGCATTTCAGCAATTGGGCGCATGCCGTACATAGCAGCACCAATACCAACTCCGGCAATAGCAGACTCTGCAAGAGGTGTATCAAGTACACGATCTTCTCCGAACTTGTCGTATAAGCCTTGAGTAGCTTTGAATACTCCACCTTTTCTTCCAACGTCTTCACCTAAAACAAAGACCTTTGGATCTCTTTCCATCTCTTCGCGGATAGCCATAGTAACCGCATCAATATAAGAAATTACAGCCATTTTTGTTCCCCCTTACTATTCAGCATAAACGTATTTCAATGCATGTTCCGCTTCAGCATATGGTGCATTTTCAGCATATTCTGTAGCTTCATTCACTAAACTCATTATACGATCATTAATTTCCTTTTCTTTCGCATCATCCATAACTCCTGATTCTTTTAAGTAAGCACCAAAAGTAATAATGGAGTCTTTTGTTTTTGCTTCTGCCACTTCATCTGGTGAACGGTAGCTGCGGTCATCATCATCAGAAGAGTGTGGTGTTAAACGGTATGATACTGTCTCAACCAATGTTGGACCTTCACCACGACGGCCTCTATCAGCTGCTTCTTTAACAGCTTGATACACTTCAAGTGGATCATTACCATCAACAGTAATACCAGGCATACCATAACCAATTGCACGATCAGATACTTTTTCACATGCTAATTGCTTTTCAATTGGTACTGAGATTGCATATTTATTATTTTCACACATAAAGATAACAGGAAGTTTGTGAACACCAGCAAAGTTAGCTCCTTCATGGAAATCACCTTGGTTAGATGATCCTTCACCGAATGTTACAAATGTAACTAAATCTTTCTTCTCCATTTTCCCAGCTAACGCAATACCAACAGCATGTGGCACTTGTGTTGTAACTGGTGAAGAACCTGTAACAATACGGTTTTTCTTTTGACCAAAATGTCCTGGCATTTGACGGCCACCTGAGTTTGGATCTTCAGCTTTCGCAAATGCAGATAACATTAAATCTTTCGGAGTCATACCAAAAGTTAAAACTACACCCATATCACGGTAGTAAGGTAGTGCATAGTCTTTCTCAGTATCAAGTGCAAAAGCAGCACCTACTTGAGCAGCTTCTTGACCTTGACATGAAATAACGAACGGAATTTTTCCAGCACGGTTCAAAAGCCACATACGCTCGTCAATACGACGGGCTAATAGCATTGTTTCATACATTTCTAATACTTTTTCATCGCTTAAACCTAAAGCTTTATGACGATTTTTTTTAGCCATTTTATAACCTCCTAAATGAGTATGTATGGAGCCTCAAGAAGAGGCTCCTTGTATACGATTAAGAATGAATTGCTTTACCTTCAACTGCTAGAGCAGCTTCACCAATTGCTTCAGATAATGTTGGATGTGGATGGATTGTATGCGCCACTTCCCAAGGAGTTGCATCCAGAACGCGTGCAAGCCCAGCTTCTGAAATCATATCCGTTACGTGTGGTCCAATCATATGAACACCAAGAATATCATTTGTTTCTTCGTCAGCTACAATTTTCACGAAGCCATCTGATTCACCAAAAACAAGAGCTTTTCCGATTGCACGGAATGAGAATTTACCTGTTTTAACTTTAAAGCCCTTCTCTTTTGCCTCATCTTCAGTATATCCAACGCTTGCAGCTTCTGGAGCACTGTAAATACATTTTGAAACAAGTGAATAATCAATTGGTGATGGATTTTGATTAGCGATATGCTCAACTGCTACGATTCCTTCATGAGAAGCTACGTGTGCAAGCTGAAGTCCGCCAATTACATCCCCGATTGCATAAATATGAGATTCTTTCGTTTGGAAGAACTCATTCGTTACAATATAACCTTTTTCCACTTGGATATCTGTATTTTCAAGACCAATTCCTTCTGTGTTAGCTTGGCGGCCAACAGAAACAAGTATTTTTGCAGCTGTAAATTCTTTTTGCTCACCCTTAACTTCAGCAGAAATTGTTGCATTTCCTTCTGTTTGCTTAAGAGTTTCTGGAAGAACTTTAGCACTTGTAATAATATTTACGCCTTTTTTCTTCATTAAGCGTTGCATTTCCTTAGAAATTTCTTTATCTTCTGTTGGAATAATACGGTCTGCATATTCGATTACCGTAACATCTGCACCAAAGTCAGAAAGCATAGAAGCCCACTCAATTCCAATTACTCCACCACCAACAATGATGATTGAGCTAGGAATCTCTTCCATTGCAAGAGCTTCATCAGAAGTCATTACGTTTCCGCCAATAGCTAAGCCAGGTAAGCTTCTTGGGCGAGAACCTGTAGCAACGATGACATTTTTAGGAACAAGCATTGCATTGTCTTCACCGTTGTTCATTTCTACTGAAATAGTTCCAGGCATTGGAGAGAAGATAGATGGTCCTAGAATACGCCCCATCCCTTCATAAACATCGATTTTTCCTTGCTTCATTAAATGCTGAACACCTTTATGAAGTTGGTCGACTATTTTCGCTTTACGCTCTTGAACTTTGCCAAAGTTAACTGTTACATCACTTGCTGAAACACCAAATTCTTCACTGCGTTTTGTAGTAGCGTACACTTCTGCACTTCTTAGTAATGCTTTACTTGGAATACATCCTTTGTGTAAGCATGTTCCACCAAGTTTTCCTTTTTCGACTAGAGCTGTTTTTAAACCTAACTGTGAAGCACGAATGGCCGCAACATATCCACCTGTTCCTCCACCTAGTATGACTAAATCATATTCTTCTGCCACTTTATTTCCTCCTTACTGAACAGTTGCTGCAATATTTACATTACCTGGGTATTCTTTTTCATTTTCTTCTCCACGAAGAACTCGAAGTGCTCCTTCTGCAAGAGCTTGTAATTCGTTTTCTCCAGGTTGGACGATTACATCTGCAATCCAATTAATACGGTCGCTGATTTCTTTAACAAAATCTTTTCCGTATGCAAGTCCACCTGTAATGATAATAGCGTCTACTTTTCCATTAAGAACTGCACTTGCTGCACCGATTTCTTTTGCAACTTGGTATGCCATTGCTGAATACACAAGCTTCGCATTTTCATCGCCGTCTTCGATCATTTTTTCAACCTTAACAGCATCGTTTGTACCTAGGTAGCCAACAAGGCCGCCTTGTCCAACTAGCTTCTTCATCATTTCTTCACGGAAAAATTGACCGGAATAACACAATGAAACTAATTCACCAACTGGAACTGTACCAGCACGTTCTGGGCTGAAAGGGCCTTCTCCGTGTAAACCATTATTTACATCAATAACTTTTCCCTTTAGGTGGGCACCAACTGTAATACCTCCACCCATATGAGTAATAATTAAGTTTAATTCTTCATATTTTTTGCCTAATTCTTTTGCTACTCTTCTTGCTACAGCTTTTTGATTTAAAGCATGAAAAATACTTTTTCTTTCAATTAGAGAAAAACCGGAAATGCGTGCAATTGGAGCTAATTCGTCAACAACTACTGGGTCAACGATATATGATGGGATATTTAATGCAGTAGCAATTTCATATGCTAAAATTCCACCAAGATTTGATGCATGCTGTCCTGCAAAACCTTCTCTTAGATCCTTTAGCATGACATCATTTACTGCATATGTTCCGCCTTCAATCGGTCTTAATAAGCCGCCTCGTCCGCATACGGCGCTTAGTTTAGAAACATTAAATCCTTCTTTATCTAATGTTTCAAGGATGACCTTTTTACGGAATTCGTACTGATCAATAATGTTCTCGAATGAGTTGATGACATCTGTATCGTGGCGTAATGTTTTTTCTAAAATAGAAATATCATTATCGAAAACTCCAATTTTCGTTGAAGTTGAACCTGGGTTGATAACGAGAATTCGATGGTCTTGTTCTAGCACAATTAAACCTCCATTTGAAAAGCGATTTTGCTCACCAAATTAGATGAAACATCTAATTCGGTGAGCTATTACTAGGTTATACATTACTTCTATATAGATTAAGTCACTGAATGCTCAGTACTTATTATTTAGCTATTATTTACGACGGCTTAAAATATGGTGGCCGTTTTGAAGGAATTGGCTGCGAGAATTACGCATTCTTTCAATTCTTTCTTCTACCATACGGTCAGCTGCAACATATGTTGGGACATTATCGCGTTTTGAAATTTCAATAACTTTTTCAATGCTTTGATAAAGTCCTTCAACTTTTTTCATTGCACGCTCAGCATTATATCCGTATAGTTCATCAGCTACGTTAATAACACCACCAGCATTGATTACATAATCTGGTGCGTAAACAATTCCCATTTCATGGATTACATCACCATGACGCTCTTCTTTTAATTGGTTGTTAGCTGATCCAGCAATTACTTTTGCTTTAAATTGTGGAATTGTTTCATCATTAACAGTTGCACCAAGAGCACATGGAGCATAGATATCACATTCAACGCCATAAATTTCATCTGGATCAACAGCTTTTGCACCGAAATCATTTACTGCACGTTGAACAGCTTCTTTATTAATATCAGTTACGATTAATTGTGCGCCTTCTTCATGTAAATGTTTGCATAGGTGATATGCTACGTTCCCTACACCTTGTACAGCTATAACTTTACCTTCTAGTGAATCTGTACCAAATGCAGCTTTAGCAGCAGCTTTCATACCAACGTACACACCGTAAGCTGTAACAGGAGATGGATTACCTGAAGAACCGAATGCTGGTGAAATACCAGTTACATAATCAGTTTCTTCGTGGATTAGATCCATATCAGCAACAGTTGTACCAACATCTTCTGCTGTAATATAGCGTCCGTTTAAGCCTTGGATGTAACGGCCAAATGCACGGAACATTTCTTCATTTTTATCCTTCTTAGGATCGCCGATGATAACTGTTTTACCGCCACCAAGGTTAAGACCAGCAGCTGCATTTTTATAAGTCATACCTTTTGCAAGACGTAATGCATCCTCAATAGCTGCCTCTTCAGAAGCATAAGTCCACATACGAGTACCACCTAATGCTGGTCCTAATGTAGTATCATGGATTGCAATAATTGCTTTTAAACCAGATGTTTTGTCTTGACAAAAAACTACTTGCTCATAATCATATTTTTCTAGATATTTGAAGATTTCCATTTGAATATTCCTCCTAAGATTTCATCTTTTATAAAAACTGGCTATGTAGCCAATTATTTAGCAGAACAAATTGCTAATGCTAAAGAATATAGTTTGCTTTCTGCAGAATCAGCTCTTGATGTTAGTACAATTGGTGCTTTTGCACCTGCAATAACAGCTCCAACTTTTGCTTTTGCAAAATAAATTAACGATTTATAAAGTACATTACCAACTTCAATCGTTGGAACTAATAAAATGTCAGCTTGTCCAGCGACTTCGCTTTTAATTCCTTTATGCTCAGCAGCAATTTGAGACACGGCATTATCTAAAGCAAGGGGTCCATCAACAATACAATTCGTTATTTGACCACGCTTATTCATCACAGACAATGCTGCAGCATCGAGGGTCGCCTGCATAGCAGGATTTACTACCTCAACAGCTGCTATCGGAGCTACAAGTGGTTTATCAATGCCAATACTTCTTGCAATTCCGACAGAATTCTTGATAATTTGTGCTTTTTGATCTAAATCTGGCGCAATGTTCATTGCTGCATCAGTAACAATTGTGTACCGGTCATAGCCTGGCACCTCAAAAACAGCTACGTGGGATAAAACACTTCCAGCTCTCAAACCATATTCTTTGTTTAAAACAGCCTTTAATATGGTAGCAGTCGGAACATTCCCCTTCATTAACACATTTGCTTCATTCAACTTAACTGCTTTTACAGCATGCTCAGCAGCCGAACTGCTTGAGTTCGTATGAATGATTTGAATTTTGTCACTTGAAGCAAGATTACCGTGCTCTTCTAATATTTGAAGAATTTTTTCTTTATCTCCAAACAATAAGAACTTTGCCAAGTTCCGTTTTACTGCCTCAGAAACGGCTTCTATGACTTCATGATCTTCTGCGGCAGCAACTGCTACAGTTTTTTCTTCATATTGGGTTGCTCTCTGTATAAGCGAATCCAATTCCATATGTCTGTCTCAACCCCTTTTCAAAACGTGTTGCAACACTACACTGTTTTAAATGCAAGAAGTGTGCCAAGTTGAATATCTAATGAAAACGCTTTTTTTTATAAATGACACATGAAAAAAATTGCGTAACATGAAAATTATTGCACGCTATTATTTGCAATTCCGTATTTTTCGAGTTTATAGTATAAATTTCTTACAGATAAACCAAGTGACTTTGCCGTAACGGTTTTATTACCATCTGTTTTTTCTAACATTTGTAAAATCATTCTTTTTTCATACTTTTCGACATGTTGAGCTAATGTTTGTCCTTGTTCAATATTCGTTAAGATTTGATCGTTTTGTGTATGACTCTCTTTCTTTACTAATTCTGGTACATGATGATCATTTAAAACATTTTCATTATAGCTCATAAAAATAATAGCTCTGCCCAGAATATTATCTAATTCCCTTACATTCCCTGGCCAATCATACATCATTAATTTCTTCAATGCTGTTTCAGAGATACTCTCAACATTCCGCCCATATTCTTGATTAATTTTCTGAATAAGTCGGCTGCATAGTAAAGGAATGTCTTCCTTTCTTTTTCTAAGTGGAGGGATGTGAATTGGCATCCTATTTAACCGATAATATAAGTCTTCCCTAAAAGTCCCGTTTGCAATTCCCTTTTCTAAATTTACATTTGTTGCAGCTATTACCCTTACATTTATCTGAGTCGGCTTTGTCCCACCAACGCGGGTAATTTCTTTTTCCTGCAGGACCCTTAATAGTTTTGCCTGAGTATTTGCAGATAACTCGCCAATTTCATCTAAAAAAATACTTCCATTATTCGCTTCTTCAAAAAGTCCTCTTTTGCCTCCCCTTTTCGCACCTGAAAAGGCTCCTTCTTCGTATCCAAAAAGCTCACTCTCTAGCAATGACTCTGATAAGGCTGCACAATTTACTCGAATAAATTTGTTATATTTTCGATCACTGCCATTATGAATGGCATGAGCAAAAAGCTCTTTACCTGTTCCTGATTCCCCTCTAAGCAATACTGTTGCAGGGGTTTTTGCACCTAATCGTGCTTGTTCAATGGCAATCGTCATTTCCTCTGACATTCCAATTATATCTTCAAACGAGTATTTTGCTTCTAGATTTCGAATGATTTGCCTTGCTCGATTTAATTCTCTATTCAATGTTTCAATTTCTGAAACATCGTGAATAACTCCGACACTTCCCTTTATTTTTCCATCAACTATGACGGGCGCAACGTTTACGACGACTTCTTTTTTCTTTGGACCTACACGCATAGCCACTCCTCTTACTGCCCTACGCGTTTGCAGAACCTTCATATGCACACTCTCACCTTCTGATATATCAGCGGTTGCTGGCATTCCTATCACTTCTTCCTCTGATAGACCAGTGATTCTAGAGTAGGCAGGATTAATTAGAAGACCTCTACCGTTTTCATCAACTACAGAAATGGCTTCGTCACTTGATTGGATAATAGCTTGAAGCATTGTTTGAATTTCTTTTAAATTGGTGATCTCCTCAGCAAGATTCATTACTTCTGTCA from Cytobacillus dafuensis encodes:
- a CDS encoding methylmalonyl-CoA mutase subunit beta, whose amino-acid sequence is MTLKDMVNESFRTYSLDDWTQKAEEALKGKAVNSLKTNTFENIELKPLYTKEDLENKKISQFPGQADFRRGFNSLGYLTEEWKIAQKIENGEEFQEKLRSSFDKGQTAIAFNANKIELNDIKTLAEKVYTKYPFSVETNDNQSQILSILSNLANRDKISGYIAADPFTLGAIQGHAPNSEIYDNWAEVIQSADRTMPNLRTILVNTSVYHNAGGNAVQDLAIALATAVHHIQELLNRGLKLETILSKMIFKFSIGANFFMEIAKLRAARLLWSKVTEAYGAKKEDRKMVITAETSSFTKTVYDPYVNLLRAGNEAFAAVLGGIQYLHVSPFNEPEGEPTTFSDRVARNTQLILKNEAHLEKVVDPAGGSWYIESLTNELAENAWALFLQIEEKDGIGNALKSGWLHAQIEEVLKQRNEAIFTRKQSIIGTNIYANLHDKPLKNAEKLITSSIPQLRLSELFEKLRISAENLEQSGYKPTVGLICLGDLKAHKARADFITGFLAPGGIHAQKSENIEKPEMAIQFIKESNLSHYVICGTDKQYEEAAFEIVRIIKEELTKVKVSLAGRPEKEMQEKLKQAGIDQFIHIRSDCFDILSSLLKEMEVTSND
- a CDS encoding dihydrolipoamide acetyltransferase family protein, whose translation is MAIEQIKMPQLGESVTEGTINRWLVSVGDKVNKYDALAEVTTDKVNSEIPSSFTGTIKELIAAEGETYDVGAIILTIETEGGGTEEAAPAPQAETPAAAAPAASAAPAPTAAATAAPVAEDGSKVRYSPAVLKLSQEHGIDLNQVAGTGAGGRITRKDLTKIIESGNIPTAATAAPAAPAQAAAAAAAAPAPAKQAAPAPNVPVVSGDIEIPVSGVRKAIAANMLRSKHEAPHAWTMIEVDVTNLVNYRNSIKNEFKKKEGFNLTFFAFFVKAVAQALKEFPQINSMWAGDKIVQKKDINLSIAVATDDALFVPVIKNADEKTIKGIAREIGELAGKVRAGKLTSAEMTGGTFTVNNTGSFGSIQSNGIINYPQAAILQVESIVKRPVVMDNGMIAVRDMVNLCMSLDHRVLDGLICGQFLKRVKEILENTSKENTSVY
- a CDS encoding alpha-ketoacid dehydrogenase subunit beta; translated protein: MAVISYIDAVTMAIREEMERDPKVFVLGEDVGRKGGVFKATQGLYDKFGEDRVLDTPLAESAIAGVGIGAAMYGMRPIAEMQFADFIMPAVNQIISEASRIRYRSNNDWTCPMVIRAPYGGGVHGALYHSQSVEAVFANQPGLKIVMPSTPYDVKGLLKAAIRDEDPVLFFEHKRAYRLIKGEVPDDDYVLPIGKADVKREGEDITIITYGLCVHFALQAAEKLAKDGISAHILDLRTIYPLDKEAIIEAASKTGKVLLLTEDNKEGSIMGEVAAIIAENCLFELDAPIMRLAGPDVPSMPYAPTMEKYFMVNPDKVEKAARELAEY
- a CDS encoding thiamine pyrophosphate-dependent dehydrogenase E1 component subunit alpha encodes the protein MAKKNRHKALGLSDEKVLEMYETMLLARRIDERMWLLNRAGKIPFVISCQGQEAAQVGAAFALDTEKDYALPYYRDMGVVLTFGMTPKDLMLSAFAKAEDPNSGGRQMPGHFGQKKNRIVTGSSPVTTQVPHAVGIALAGKMEKKDLVTFVTFGEGSSNQGDFHEGANFAGVHKLPVIFMCENNKYAISVPIEKQLACEKVSDRAIGYGMPGITVDGNDPLEVYQAVKEAADRGRRGEGPTLVETVSYRLTPHSSDDDDRSYRSPDEVAEAKTKDSIITFGAYLKESGVMDDAKEKEINDRIMSLVNEATEYAENAPYAEAEHALKYVYAE
- the lpdA gene encoding dihydrolipoyl dehydrogenase, which produces MAEEYDLVILGGGTGGYVAAIRASQLGLKTALVEKGKLGGTCLHKGCIPSKALLRSAEVYATTKRSEEFGVSASDVTVNFGKVQERKAKIVDQLHKGVQHLMKQGKIDVYEGMGRILGPSIFSPMPGTISVEMNNGEDNAMLVPKNVIVATGSRPRSLPGLAIGGNVMTSDEALAMEEIPSSIIIVGGGVIGIEWASMLSDFGADVTVIEYADRIIPTEDKEISKEMQRLMKKKGVNIITSAKVLPETLKQTEGNATISAEVKGEQKEFTAAKILVSVGRQANTEGIGLENTDIQVEKGYIVTNEFFQTKESHIYAIGDVIGGLQLAHVASHEGIVAVEHIANQNPSPIDYSLVSKCIYSAPEAASVGYTEDEAKEKGFKVKTGKFSFRAIGKALVFGESDGFVKIVADEETNDILGVHMIGPHVTDMISEAGLARVLDATPWEVAHTIHPHPTLSEAIGEAALAVEGKAIHS
- the buk gene encoding butyrate kinase, translated to MLEQDHRILVINPGSTSTKIGVFDNDISILEKTLRHDTDVINSFENIIDQYEFRKKVILETLDKEGFNVSKLSAVCGRGGLLRPIEGGTYAVNDVMLKDLREGFAGQHASNLGGILAYEIATALNIPSYIVDPVVVDELAPIARISGFSLIERKSIFHALNQKAVARRVAKELGKKYEELNLIITHMGGGITVGAHLKGKVIDVNNGLHGEGPFSPERAGTVPVGELVSLCYSGQFFREEMMKKLVGQGGLVGYLGTNDAVKVEKMIEDGDENAKLVYSAMAYQVAKEIGAASAVLNGKVDAIIITGGLAYGKDFVKEISDRINWIADVIVQPGENELQALAEGALRVLRGEENEKEYPGNVNIAATVQ
- the bcd gene encoding branched-chain amino acid dehydrogenase, which translates into the protein MEIFKYLEKYDYEQVVFCQDKTSGLKAIIAIHDTTLGPALGGTRMWTYASEEAAIEDALRLAKGMTYKNAAAGLNLGGGKTVIIGDPKKDKNEEMFRAFGRYIQGLNGRYITAEDVGTTVADMDLIHEETDYVTGISPAFGSSGNPSPVTAYGVYVGMKAAAKAAFGTDSLEGKVIAVQGVGNVAYHLCKHLHEEGAQLIVTDINKEAVQRAVNDFGAKAVDPDEIYGVECDIYAPCALGATVNDETIPQFKAKVIAGSANNQLKEERHGDVIHEMGIVYAPDYVINAGGVINVADELYGYNAERAMKKVEGLYQSIEKVIEISKRDNVPTYVAADRMVEERIERMRNSRSQFLQNGHHILSRRK
- the yqiS gene encoding phosphate butyryltransferase, with protein sequence MELDSLIQRATQYEEKTVAVAAAEDHEVIEAVSEAVKRNLAKFLLFGDKEKILQILEEHGNLASSDKIQIIHTNSSSSAAEHAVKAVKLNEANVLMKGNVPTATILKAVLNKEYGLRAGSVLSHVAVFEVPGYDRYTIVTDAAMNIAPDLDQKAQIIKNSVGIARSIGIDKPLVAPIAAVEVVNPAMQATLDAAALSVMNKRGQITNCIVDGPLALDNAVSQIAAEHKGIKSEVAGQADILLVPTIEVGNVLYKSLIYFAKAKVGAVIAGAKAPIVLTSRADSAESKLYSLALAICSAK